The following proteins are encoded in a genomic region of Dokdonia donghaensis DSW-1:
- the thrC gene encoding threonine synthase has protein sequence MHYYSLNNKAPQVTFDTAVIKGIAPDKGLYFPERIPTLPTQFWETIEELSKEEIAYQVMQPYVGDTMDETTLREIVADVLSFDFPIVPITNHIGTLELFHGPTMAFKDVGARFMARCLGHFLKEQNQQEEVTVLVATSGDTGGAVARGFYKVPGIKVVILYPSGKVSDVQERQLTTLGENITALEVDGTFDDCQAMVKRAFLDTDITNIKQLTSANSINVARWLPQSLYYLFAYKELKKQGKADKIVFSVPSGNFGNICAGMVAHLMGMPVHHFVAAVNSNTTIPRFMKTGDYSPTPTVPTISNAMDVSDPSNFVRVLQLFENSRQLLSTKFSSYSYCDNATRGAMLDIYKEHNYTADPHGAVGYLGLKEYLKDHPDAHGIFLETAHPIKFLPAVEPVVGPLALPEQIKQLMSAQKDALAVSDYQELKNYLLK, from the coding sequence ATGCACTATTACAGTCTCAATAATAAAGCACCACAGGTAACCTTTGACACCGCAGTTATAAAAGGAATTGCGCCAGATAAAGGACTGTATTTCCCTGAGCGCATACCTACACTACCTACTCAGTTTTGGGAAACTATAGAAGAGCTGTCTAAAGAAGAGATTGCTTACCAAGTGATGCAACCGTACGTAGGTGACACGATGGATGAGACTACGCTTAGAGAAATTGTAGCAGATGTATTATCGTTTGACTTTCCTATCGTTCCCATAACAAACCATATAGGTACGCTTGAACTCTTTCACGGGCCTACAATGGCGTTTAAAGACGTGGGAGCTCGCTTTATGGCTAGATGTTTAGGTCATTTTCTTAAAGAGCAAAACCAGCAAGAAGAAGTAACCGTACTAGTTGCTACCAGTGGTGACACTGGCGGCGCTGTGGCAAGAGGTTTTTATAAAGTACCCGGTATAAAAGTAGTCATACTCTACCCCTCTGGTAAAGTGTCTGACGTGCAGGAGCGACAGCTCACCACGCTGGGAGAAAATATTACTGCTCTAGAGGTAGACGGCACCTTTGACGACTGTCAGGCTATGGTAAAAAGAGCATTTTTAGACACAGACATTACTAATATAAAACAGCTTACCTCTGCAAATAGTATTAATGTTGCTAGATGGTTACCACAATCACTGTATTATCTATTTGCATATAAAGAATTAAAAAAACAGGGCAAGGCAGATAAGATTGTGTTTTCTGTACCTAGTGGTAACTTTGGAAACATTTGTGCTGGTATGGTGGCACACCTTATGGGGATGCCCGTACATCACTTTGTAGCTGCTGTAAATAGTAATACCACTATACCTAGGTTTATGAAAACGGGTGATTACAGCCCAACTCCTACTGTGCCTACCATAAGTAACGCTATGGATGTAAGTGACCCTAGTAATTTTGTGAGGGTTCTCCAGCTTTTTGAAAATAGTAGACAGCTTTTATCTACTAAGTTTTCATCATATTCATACTGTGATAATGCCACTAGAGGTGCGATGCTTGATATATATAAGGAACACAACTACACTGCAGATCCACACGGTGCTGTGGGATACTTGGGGCTAAAAGAATACCTTAAAGACCACCCAGATGCGCACGGTATCTTTTTAGAAACAGCGCATCCCATAAAATTTTTACCAGCTGTAGAGCCAGTAGTAGGACCGCTAGCCCTTCCAGAGCAAATAAAACAACTTATGAGTGCTCAAAAAGATGCGCTGGCCGTAAGTGATTATCAAGAACTCAAAAATTACTTATTAAAATAA
- a CDS encoding DUF6503 family protein codes for MKNNLLVLAAIVLLASCKTETKQTTITEETVTETPLREYPEDIAAIFKAHGGIDTWNAMNNLCFTLPKGDIEEVHTVDLKSRKTRIETPAYTLGFDGEKVWLKQDSLAFKPERARFYHNLMFYFYAMPFVLGDEGITYSEAPALSKDGVDYPGTKISFEDGVGDASDDNYIIYRDPSTNQMAWLAYTVTYGKEGPSERYSYIKYDKWQEVNGLQLPSELQWYNVEEGQPTEMRNAMNFTKPTATATQLDKNLFEKPADGTFAE; via the coding sequence ATGAAAAACAATCTACTCGTACTAGCAGCTATCGTACTGCTCGCAAGTTGCAAGACAGAAACAAAGCAAACTACCATTACAGAAGAAACTGTAACTGAGACACCGCTAAGAGAATATCCAGAAGATATAGCCGCTATTTTTAAAGCGCACGGAGGTATTGACACTTGGAATGCAATGAACAACTTATGCTTTACACTTCCTAAAGGTGATATAGAAGAAGTACATACTGTAGATTTAAAATCTAGAAAAACACGTATCGAGACACCAGCATATACTTTAGGTTTTGACGGAGAAAAAGTATGGCTCAAGCAAGATAGTCTTGCTTTTAAGCCAGAAAGAGCACGTTTTTACCACAACCTTATGTTTTACTTTTATGCAATGCCTTTTGTACTAGGTGACGAAGGTATAACCTATAGTGAGGCCCCTGCTCTATCTAAAGATGGTGTAGACTACCCAGGTACAAAAATTAGCTTTGAAGACGGTGTAGGTGACGCGTCTGATGATAATTATATCATCTATAGAGATCCTAGTACAAACCAAATGGCGTGGCTAGCATATACAGTTACCTATGGTAAGGAAGGTCCGAGCGAGCGTTACAGCTACATTAAATATGACAAGTGGCAAGAAGTAAATGGATTACAACTCCCTAGTGAGCTACAATGGTATAATGTAGAAGAAGGACAACCTACCGAGATGCGCAACGCAATGAACTTTACAAAACCTACAGCCACAGCTACTCAACTAGATAAAAATCTTTTTGAAAAACCTGCAGACGGAACATTTGCAGAGTAA
- a CDS encoding helix-turn-helix transcriptional regulator — protein MTNTLKVERAILDLTQDDLAKKIGVSRQTINSIEKNRYVPSTVLALKLSALFNKPVNDFFKLTEED, from the coding sequence ATGACTAACACTCTTAAGGTAGAACGCGCTATACTAGATCTTACTCAAGATGATCTCGCAAAAAAAATAGGCGTCTCAAGACAAACTATAAACTCAATAGAAAAGAATAGGTACGTACCATCTACCGTACTTGCTTTAAAACTATCTGCACTTTTTAATAAACCCGTAAACGATTTTTTTAAACTCACCGAAGAAGATTAA
- a CDS encoding TrmH family RNA methyltransferase encodes MSKYISSLQNPTVKRLLQLQEKSRTRKKEGGFIIEGKREIELAIAGGYTITEVYYDEQLITPSSVEEPVGTKISLTSLATEVYKKVAYRAGTEGVIAFAKAKKTTLSELQLPVNPLILVAEAPEKPGNIGALLRTADAAAVDAVIIANPKTDLYNPNIIRSSVGCVFTTQIATGSTEEVISFLQEKGVAIYSAILQEAVDYATQSYTSASAIVVGTEATGLSREWRTVGTNIKIPMRGKIDSMNVSVAAGILIFEARRQRS; translated from the coding sequence ATGTCAAAATATATTTCTAGTCTTCAAAACCCAACGGTAAAACGTTTACTTCAACTTCAAGAAAAGTCACGCACTCGTAAGAAGGAAGGTGGTTTTATAATAGAAGGTAAACGTGAGATTGAGCTCGCTATCGCTGGCGGCTATACCATTACTGAGGTGTATTATGACGAGCAACTTATAACGCCATCTTCGGTAGAAGAACCTGTGGGGACCAAGATATCCCTTACGAGCCTAGCCACTGAAGTTTACAAAAAAGTTGCCTACAGAGCAGGTACTGAGGGGGTGATCGCTTTCGCGAAAGCAAAAAAAACCACATTATCAGAATTACAATTACCAGTAAACCCACTCATATTAGTTGCCGAAGCGCCAGAAAAACCTGGTAACATAGGCGCATTACTTCGCACAGCAGATGCTGCCGCGGTCGATGCCGTTATTATAGCAAACCCCAAAACAGATTTATATAATCCTAACATCATACGCTCTAGCGTGGGTTGTGTGTTTACAACGCAAATAGCCACAGGAAGCACAGAGGAGGTTATCTCTTTCTTGCAAGAAAAGGGTGTTGCGATTTACAGCGCCATATTACAAGAGGCGGTAGATTATGCGACGCAATCTTATACGAGTGCGAGTGCTATAGTAGTAGGTACAGAGGCTACCGGTTTATCTAGAGAGTGGAGAACGGTGGGTACAAATATTAAAATCCCTATGCGGGGTAAAATAGACTCTATGAATGTATCTGTAGCAGCGGGAATATTAATCTTTGAGGCTAGAAGACAGCGCTCTTAG
- a CDS encoding peptidylprolyl isomerase, protein MRTFLWIIIIFALSTSCQDKKSESKSVAKKAVIQDTITAVKTIDKQDPSPDMGTIKEPTIKEQAEVIDFFTTYGENNPETKVRITTRFGNIEVQLYEDTPLHRANFIMLVKNGYFNTTQIHRVSPNFVVQGGNNDTQSTARNRSSFGSYLIPNEANPSHTHTRGAFSSAKYTEQNVSNATAPFEFFIVQPYRGAHHLDGDHTVFGHVTKGMSVIDEINKLEVDGSEWPLENVYMTIKIIE, encoded by the coding sequence ATGCGCACCTTTCTCTGGATTATTATAATTTTTGCTCTAAGCACAAGTTGTCAAGATAAGAAATCTGAAAGTAAATCTGTAGCCAAAAAAGCCGTGATACAAGATACCATCACAGCTGTAAAAACTATTGATAAGCAAGATCCTTCACCAGATATGGGTACCATAAAAGAGCCTACTATTAAAGAACAAGCAGAGGTTATAGACTTCTTTACAACCTATGGAGAAAACAACCCGGAGACTAAGGTGAGAATCACAACTCGTTTTGGGAATATTGAGGTGCAACTTTATGAGGACACGCCACTACACAGAGCAAATTTTATTATGCTCGTAAAGAATGGCTATTTTAACACAACACAGATTCATAGAGTCTCGCCTAACTTTGTTGTGCAGGGTGGTAATAATGACACACAAAGTACAGCTCGTAACCGCTCAAGCTTTGGGAGTTACTTGATTCCTAATGAGGCAAACCCATCTCACACACATACTAGAGGTGCTTTCTCTTCTGCTAAGTACACAGAACAAAATGTAAGTAATGCAACCGCTCCTTTTGAGTTTTTTATAGTACAACCTTATCGCGGTGCACATCACCTAGATGGAGACCACACCGTTTTTGGCCACGTGACTAAAGGTATGAGCGTGATAGATGAAATTAATAAACTAGAAGTAGACGGCAGTGAGTGGCCACTAGAAAATGTGTATATGACTATTAAGATTATAGAATAA
- a CDS encoding NUDIX hydrolase, whose product MKFESFLELVSKIRKLPLPGRDVQLEMAPQERLKELKEEDIAKHNPRQAGVMSLFYPNNVGETELILILRKTYKGVHSNQVGFPGGKVEQEDRDLAHTALRETEEEVGVAQDTVTLVRELTNIYIPPSNFYVQSFIGYVQHTPSFKAQETEVEDLIPVPLSEFLSDEVVITQRLTTSYMDEVEVPAYMLQGHVVWGATAMMLSEVRALVKKSLIL is encoded by the coding sequence ATGAAGTTTGAGTCATTTTTAGAATTAGTTTCAAAAATAAGAAAACTACCGCTTCCCGGGCGTGATGTGCAGCTTGAGATGGCACCACAAGAACGGCTTAAAGAGCTTAAGGAAGAAGATATTGCAAAGCACAACCCTCGACAAGCTGGTGTGATGTCCCTTTTTTATCCTAATAATGTGGGGGAGACAGAGCTCATACTCATACTACGTAAGACCTATAAAGGAGTACATTCTAATCAGGTAGGGTTTCCGGGAGGGAAAGTTGAGCAAGAAGATAGAGACCTCGCACATACCGCCTTGCGTGAGACAGAGGAGGAGGTAGGTGTTGCTCAAGATACGGTCACACTCGTGCGTGAACTTACTAATATTTATATACCGCCCAGTAATTTTTACGTACAATCATTTATAGGGTACGTGCAACATACTCCCTCTTTTAAAGCGCAAGAAACAGAGGTAGAAGATCTCATACCCGTACCACTCTCAGAATTCTTGTCTGATGAGGTTGTAATTACCCAGCGCCTCACTACCTCGTATATGGATGAGGTAGAAGTACCAGCCTATATGTTGCAGGGCCACGTAGTATGGGGAGCTACTGCAATGATGCTCAGTGAGGTAAGAGCTCTTGTTAAGAAATCTTTAATATTGTAA
- a CDS encoding lysophospholipid acyltransferase family protein: MGLFKKNPFGHILFLKRWLIRIAGAMTHRRYRGFNELQIEGSEILTNLPDTNVLFVSNHQTYFADVVSMFHVFNASLSGRTDSIKNIGYLWRPKLNLYYVAAGETMKAGLLPRILAYAGAITVSRTWREKGKEIERQVNLKDTENIGIALDDGWVITFPQGTTKPWKPIRKGTAHIIKNYKPIVVPIVIDGFRRSFDKKGLRIKKRGILQSFEVKEPLEIDYENDSVEKIVEQLEYAIEQHPSFLKVIPTEEIEAEEALNKKRQWEY, from the coding sequence ATGGGGCTATTCAAAAAAAATCCATTTGGACATATACTATTCTTAAAACGCTGGCTCATACGTATTGCAGGAGCAATGACACACAGGCGTTACCGCGGCTTTAATGAGCTGCAGATAGAAGGTTCAGAGATACTCACAAATTTACCAGATACTAACGTCCTTTTTGTGTCTAACCACCAGACCTACTTTGCAGATGTGGTATCGATGTTTCACGTATTTAATGCGAGTCTAAGCGGTCGTACAGATTCTATAAAAAATATAGGTTACCTCTGGAGGCCAAAACTCAACTTATATTACGTTGCGGCAGGCGAGACAATGAAGGCTGGTTTACTACCCCGCATACTGGCTTATGCAGGAGCGATTACCGTGAGTCGTACCTGGAGAGAAAAAGGAAAAGAGATAGAACGTCAAGTAAACCTTAAGGATACAGAAAACATAGGTATCGCACTAGATGATGGCTGGGTAATCACCTTCCCACAAGGAACCACAAAACCGTGGAAACCTATTAGAAAAGGAACGGCGCACATTATTAAAAATTACAAGCCTATTGTAGTGCCTATCGTGATAGATGGTTTTAGAAGAAGTTTTGATAAGAAAGGTTTGCGTATTAAAAAACGTGGCATCTTACAATCTTTTGAGGTAAAAGAACCACTAGAGATAGATTATGAGAACGACTCTGTAGAGAAGATTGTAGAGCAGCTAGAATATGCCATAGAGCAACATCCTTCTTTCTTAAAAGTAATCCCTACAGAAGAGATAGAGGCAGAAGAAGCACTAAACAAGAAAAGACAGTGGGAATACTAG
- a CDS encoding RNA polymerase sigma factor produces MDKTTEEKFVTLLEENQNIVHKICRLYTNNRDQHNDLFQEITIQLWRAFPKFRGDSKFSTWMYRVGLNTAITLYRKSKRTVQTQDFDAVMFRISSEEYDDTVEQQLKLMYSAVKELNDIDKALVFLYLEDKNYSEISETLGITEVNARVKMNRVKKKLKKILNP; encoded by the coding sequence TTGGACAAAACCACCGAAGAAAAATTTGTTACCCTACTGGAGGAGAACCAGAATATTGTGCACAAAATATGCAGGTTGTATACAAACAATCGGGACCAGCACAATGACCTCTTTCAAGAGATAACGATACAGTTATGGCGTGCCTTCCCTAAGTTTAGAGGAGATTCAAAATTCAGTACCTGGATGTACCGAGTGGGTCTCAATACTGCCATCACTTTATATCGTAAGTCTAAGAGAACGGTACAAACACAAGATTTTGACGCTGTGATGTTCCGCATCTCTTCTGAGGAGTATGATGATACGGTAGAGCAACAATTAAAGTTAATGTACAGCGCCGTAAAGGAACTTAACGATATAGATAAAGCACTTGTGTTTTTATATCTAGAAGATAAAAATTATAGCGAGATCTCAGAAACCTTAGGTATCACAGAGGTAAATGCTAGAGTAAAGATGAATAGAGTGAAGAAAAAGCTCAAGAAAATATTAAACCCATAA
- a CDS encoding choice-of-anchor I family protein, whose product MKQHFFLLLFTFLLSCSIQAQDLIITGVYDGPLSGGTPKAIELYVLNDISDLSIYGVGSANNGGGTDGVELSLEGSATAGDFIYIASEQPNFNTFFGFDPDYVNGTAGINGDDAVELFMNDAVIDTFGDINVDGNGEAWEYLDGWASRVNETGPDGSTFVIANWSFSGPNENDDDNMATQATATNAWPIATYEATTTTLPTITFTEEETQLTENEGAVTLEVTISESATVSAVVEVSYTNDENESFTVDNAVNFVTGEATTQQVTFTPVDNNDLSIDYYVSLSLTDITGATEGETVSHAIYVVDDEAHAPTATNTLGMVFSNNIEVNGAEIITFDAGSSRLFVSNAGDAAVEILDFTDPTALTVLNSIVLDTYGSEVTSVSSYDGIVAVAVRAEDQSNGQVVFMDTDGTVLSNVMVGSLPDMLTFTPDGSKVLVANEGEPNADYTVDPEGSVSIINLAAGAGSVVQDDVTSLSFTSFDSQLTELTDAGVRIYGPGATVSQDLEPEYITVSDDGATAYVSLQENNAYAVVDIAAATITSIIPYGYKDHQLPENAIDASNSLDFVFMSTWQTLGMYQPDAIANFTVDGTQYLVIANEGDSRDYDGYSEEERVKDLDLDPTAYPNASILQQNETLGRLKTTSATGDIDGDGDIDQIYSYGGRSFAILNAETGAIVYDSGDLLERITSEDEVYGAIFNATDDENAFKNRSDDKGPEPEAVTLAMIDDVWYAFVGLERIGGVAVFNISDPEAPVFETYVNNRDVTPDAEDPAGDLAPEGIVYIKPEDNATNTGLIVVANEVSATVSVYTLANDVLTTDDFSAEASQTVAYPNPTVGNTLYFTKNTSFTLVDILGRVLISSKEVTQADISTLTTGVYIVNFEDGTSQKIIKN is encoded by the coding sequence ATGAAACAACATTTCTTTTTATTACTTTTTACATTCTTATTGAGCTGTAGCATACAGGCTCAAGACCTCATCATTACGGGCGTATATGACGGGCCTCTATCTGGAGGAACTCCTAAAGCGATAGAGCTTTATGTACTTAATGACATATCAGATCTCTCTATATATGGTGTTGGCTCTGCAAATAATGGTGGCGGTACAGATGGTGTAGAGCTTAGCCTAGAAGGAAGCGCAACTGCCGGAGATTTTATATACATCGCTTCTGAGCAACCTAACTTCAATACGTTCTTTGGTTTTGATCCAGATTATGTAAATGGTACTGCTGGTATAAATGGAGATGATGCCGTAGAGCTTTTTATGAATGATGCGGTTATTGACACCTTTGGCGATATAAACGTAGATGGAAACGGAGAAGCTTGGGAATATCTAGATGGATGGGCTTCTAGAGTAAATGAAACAGGACCGGATGGAAGTACTTTTGTAATTGCAAACTGGAGCTTTAGCGGGCCTAATGAAAATGATGATGATAATATGGCAACACAAGCAACAGCAACAAACGCTTGGCCAATAGCCACTTATGAAGCTACAACCACCACTTTACCTACTATCACTTTTACAGAAGAAGAAACACAACTTACAGAAAACGAAGGTGCGGTAACACTAGAAGTTACAATATCTGAATCTGCAACCGTAAGTGCTGTAGTAGAAGTAAGTTATACAAATGATGAAAATGAGTCATTTACAGTAGACAATGCTGTAAACTTTGTAACAGGTGAGGCTACTACACAGCAAGTAACTTTTACACCTGTAGATAATAATGACCTTTCTATAGACTATTATGTATCATTAAGTCTAACAGATATTACAGGTGCTACAGAGGGTGAGACAGTATCACACGCAATATATGTAGTAGATGATGAGGCTCACGCCCCTACAGCAACAAATACCCTAGGTATGGTATTCTCAAACAACATAGAAGTAAACGGAGCTGAGATTATAACATTTGACGCTGGATCAAGCAGGCTGTTTGTATCAAATGCTGGTGATGCTGCTGTAGAGATTTTAGACTTTACAGATCCTACTGCTCTTACTGTACTAAACTCTATTGTTTTAGACACGTACGGTAGTGAGGTAACAAGCGTATCTTCATATGATGGTATTGTAGCCGTAGCTGTACGTGCAGAAGACCAAAGTAATGGTCAAGTTGTATTTATGGATACAGACGGTACTGTTTTATCAAATGTAATGGTAGGGTCTTTACCAGATATGTTAACATTTACTCCGGATGGATCAAAAGTACTCGTAGCAAATGAAGGAGAGCCTAATGCAGATTATACAGTAGACCCAGAAGGATCAGTATCTATTATAAACCTTGCGGCTGGCGCTGGCTCTGTGGTACAAGATGATGTGACTTCACTTTCTTTTACAAGTTTTGATTCACAACTTACAGAACTTACAGATGCTGGCGTTCGTATCTATGGTCCAGGAGCAACTGTATCACAAGACTTAGAGCCAGAATATATTACTGTAAGTGACGACGGTGCTACTGCTTATGTATCACTTCAAGAAAACAACGCATATGCGGTAGTAGATATAGCTGCTGCAACGATTACATCTATAATACCTTATGGATACAAAGATCACCAATTACCAGAAAATGCTATAGATGCTTCAAACAGCTTAGACTTTGTCTTTATGTCTACTTGGCAAACTTTAGGAATGTATCAACCAGATGCTATTGCAAACTTTACAGTAGATGGTACACAATATCTGGTAATTGCAAATGAAGGTGACTCAAGAGATTATGATGGATATAGCGAAGAAGAGCGTGTAAAAGATCTTGACCTTGATCCTACTGCATATCCTAATGCAAGTATCTTACAACAAAATGAAACACTGGGAAGACTTAAAACAACAAGCGCTACTGGTGATATAGATGGTGATGGAGATATAGACCAGATTTACTCTTATGGTGGACGTTCTTTTGCTATTCTTAATGCAGAGACAGGTGCTATTGTTTATGACAGTGGGGATTTACTAGAGCGCATAACTTCTGAAGATGAAGTATACGGAGCCATCTTTAACGCTACAGATGATGAAAATGCGTTTAAAAACAGATCTGATGATAAGGGACCAGAACCAGAAGCCGTAACCCTTGCAATGATAGATGACGTTTGGTATGCCTTTGTAGGTCTTGAGCGCATAGGTGGTGTAGCTGTATTTAATATATCAGATCCAGAAGCGCCAGTATTTGAAACTTATGTAAATAATCGCGATGTAACTCCAGATGCCGAAGATCCTGCAGGTGATCTTGCTCCAGAAGGAATTGTTTACATAAAGCCAGAAGATAATGCTACAAATACGGGACTTATAGTTGTGGCAAATGAGGTAAGCGCTACAGTATCTGTGTACACACTCGCAAATGATGTACTCACAACAGACGACTTTAGTGCAGAAGCCAGCCAAACAGTTGCCTACCCTAACCCTACCGTAGGTAACACACTTTACTTTACAAAAAATACAAGCTTTACACTTGTAGATATTTTAGGTAGAGTATTAATATCATCTAAGGAAGTAACACAGGCAGACATTAGTACACTTACAACAGGTGTTTATATTGTAAACTTTGAAGATGGCACAAGCCAGAAGATTATCAAGAACTAA
- a CDS encoding DUF1801 domain-containing protein codes for MSDVKTKKNNQSPLDFINTVAHTTRKEDSLYLLELMETVTGKKPVMWGDSIVGYDEYEMVYASGRKAHWPMVGFSPRKQNLSIYIMPGFSIIDDLLPVLGKHKTSKACLYINKLADVDLDILKQIIERAITYMRAKY; via the coding sequence GTGTCTGACGTAAAAACCAAAAAAAATAACCAGTCTCCTCTAGACTTTATAAATACAGTTGCTCATACTACTCGTAAAGAAGATAGTCTTTACTTGCTTGAGCTTATGGAAACCGTAACCGGAAAAAAGCCTGTAATGTGGGGAGATAGTATTGTAGGGTATGATGAGTATGAGATGGTGTATGCCTCTGGAAGAAAAGCACACTGGCCTATGGTAGGGTTTTCTCCTCGTAAGCAAAATTTGAGCATATATATTATGCCCGGTTTTAGTATTATAGATGACCTTCTACCGGTATTAGGTAAGCACAAAACTAGCAAAGCCTGCCTGTATATAAATAAACTAGCAGATGTAGATCTGGACATACTAAAACAGATTATAGAACGAGCGATTACCTATATGAGGGCTAAGTATTAA
- a CDS encoding YdeI/OmpD-associated family protein: MKGIPLSRKRNTPNRHNLQLNCNILYIEVMTKDEKLNNFYNQEVPWLASLNKIRTLLKSTDLVEDVKWGMPVYTINNDNVVGVASFKHHYGLWFYQGVYLTDASNLLRNAQEGKTKAMRHLHFTEDDIIDEKLITSYVDEAIQNARDGKKMPVVRSIKKVLLPTMLKNELYNDAQLKLHFTALTKAKQRAYADYINEAKQEATKRKRLDRCIPFILEGKGIDALWKKN, translated from the coding sequence ATGAAGGGAATCCCGCTTTCGCGAAAGCGTAATACTCCCAACCGTCATAATCTGCAACTCAATTGTAATATTTTGTACATTGAGGTTATGACCAAAGATGAAAAGCTGAATAATTTTTATAATCAAGAAGTGCCTTGGCTAGCAAGCTTAAACAAAATAAGAACGCTTCTCAAGAGTACAGATCTGGTAGAAGATGTAAAGTGGGGAATGCCAGTCTATACCATTAATAATGATAATGTAGTAGGTGTTGCTTCTTTTAAGCATCACTATGGCTTATGGTTTTATCAAGGTGTCTATCTTACAGATGCTAGTAATTTACTGCGTAATGCACAAGAAGGAAAAACCAAGGCAATGCGCCACTTACACTTTACAGAAGATGATATTATAGACGAAAAACTCATTACATCTTATGTAGATGAGGCTATACAAAATGCTCGAGATGGTAAAAAAATGCCTGTGGTGCGCTCTATAAAGAAAGTGCTACTGCCTACAATGCTTAAAAATGAACTGTATAACGATGCACAGCTTAAACTACATTTTACTGCACTCACAAAAGCAAAACAACGTGCCTATGCAGATTATATAAATGAGGCAAAGCAAGAGGCCACAAAGCGCAAGAGACTAGATCGCTGTATTCCATTTATACTTGAGGGTAAAGGAATAGATGCGCTATGGAAGAAAAACTAA